From the genome of Legionella beliardensis:
GTGTTGAGAATCGTACTGACTTAGATAAATTGACTATCGATCTATACACTAATGGTACGCTAGATCCCGAAGAAGCTATTCGGATTTCTGCTTCCATATTACAACGTCAGCTACATGCTTTTGTTGATATGAAGTTTGAAGAATCCCGTGCTGATCAAAAAGAACGTAATGATTTTGATCCTATTCTATTAAGACCTGTGGATGATTTGGAACTTACTGTACGTTCTGCCAATTGCTTAAAAGCTGAGAACATTTACTATATTGGTGATTTAGTACAGAAAACTGAAAATGAATTGTTAAAGACGCCTAACTTAGGTAAAAAGTCACTTACTGAAATTAAAGACGTGCTTGCTTCACGATCACTGTCTTTAGGAATGAAACTTGAAAATTGGCCTCCAGCTAATCTAGGCGATTAATATTAGGAGTTTAAGATGCGTCACCGTAATGCCGGCCGAAATTTTAGCCGAACTAGCAGCCATCGTAAGGCAATGTTTTCAAACATGTGCTGCTCTTTAATTGAACATGAATTAATCAAAACCACGCTTCCTAAAGCGAAAGAGTTACGCCGTTATATAGAGCCTCTGATTACTGTCAGTAAAAAGGACTCTGTGGCTTCTAGAAGGCATGTATTTGATAAGCTACGCTCAAAAAGTGCTGTTGGTAAGCTTTTTGCTACTTTAGGACCTCGTTTCGCTGAGCGCCCAGGCGGTTATATACGTATTTTAAAATGCGGTTTCCGTCCTGGTGATAATGCGCCTATGGCTGTAGTTGAACTTGTTGACCGTCCTATTCAAACGGATGATGAGTCTGAAAACGAATAAAGCATATTGAGAAAACCCACCGCTGGTGGGTTTTTTTATGCCTTCAAATTCTCTAATAATCTATTTAGATATATTTTATTCAAAAAGTATTAAACTGTTAATCTCCTAAAATCAGATCAAATTATATAGATAACTACGATGCTTCTATCCTATTAAGAAGTTTTAATCGTAATACTTTCTTCATCCAATTTAGGTGCTTTCTTTTATTAAAAAAATTATACTGAGTGCTCGTTTATTTTATCTAATGAGGGTGGAGTAACATGCAACCTAGCTTTAGATGGGCCTTAGTAGATATTGAAACAACAGGCTTGCATATTATTCGAGATAAAATTACAGAAATTGCTGTCATTATATTAACTGAAAAAGGTATAGAAGCAACTTGGCATAGCTTA
Proteins encoded in this window:
- the rplQ gene encoding 50S ribosomal protein L17; amino-acid sequence: MRHRNAGRNFSRTSSHRKAMFSNMCCSLIEHELIKTTLPKAKELRRYIEPLITVSKKDSVASRRHVFDKLRSKSAVGKLFATLGPRFAERPGGYIRILKCGFRPGDNAPMAVVELVDRPIQTDDESENE